A region from the Benincasa hispida cultivar B227 chromosome 12, ASM972705v1, whole genome shotgun sequence genome encodes:
- the LOC120067846 gene encoding uncharacterized protein LOC120067846 translates to MASLQCNKPADHDQQKHDQQHHHCFGGHVSDKIKGVFKGHHHGQAPLASAPVHHSANASHCKPTGSKKKKEHHKNKEGGLLHKIKDAFSDHSSDSSDSENECDKPHHNKKN, encoded by the exons ATGGCATCTCTGCAATGCAACAAACCAGCTGACCATGACCAGCAGAAGCATGACCAACAACATCACCATTGCTTCGGCGGCCACGTCTCCGACAAGATCAAAGGCGTCTTCAAAGGCCACCATCACGGCCAGGCTCCACTGGCATCAGCGCCGGTGCACCACTCTGCCAATGCCAGCCACTGCAAGCCAACTGggtcaaagaagaagaaggaacatCACAAGAATAAAGAAGGGGGTTTGTTGCATAAAATCAAGGATGCCTTTTCTGACCACAGCAGCGATAGTAGCGACAGTGAAAATGAATGTGACAAACCCCATCATAACAAGAAg AACTGA
- the LOC120067001 gene encoding transcription factor CPC-like encodes MEIEAKKTAKQPQKQSKRRKSNSEEVTSLEWEVIQISDQEEDLIHRMHRLVGDRWDLIAGRIPGRTAVEIERFWILKHGS; translated from the exons ATGGAAATCGAAGCTAAGAAGACAGCGAAACAGCCACAGAAACAGTCCAAGAGAAGGAAATCGAACTCAGAAG AAGTTACCAGTTTGGAATGGGAGGTCATTCAAATCAGTGACCAGGAGGAGGATCTCATTCATAGAATGCACAGGCTTGTTGGAGACAG GTGGGATTTGATCGCTGGACGAATTCCAGGACGGACTGCAGTAGAAATAGAGAGGTTTTGGATATTGAAACATGGTTCCTGA
- the LOC120068528 gene encoding uncharacterized protein LOC120068528 isoform X2, with protein sequence MIIHLCSLRQPPTSSFVSTFLSSSSSSFNVGANPHRVSMKPHPLRNRSFNSKRNGIICGAILPVDPWAPNIDSQSIASQIFAFSLFPYIGFLYFITKSKTAPKLTLFGFYFLLAFVGATIPAGIYAKVHYGTSLSNVDWLHGGAESLLTLTNLFIVLGLRGALRKYGEAENSTSSPVLELEKEKAVLDK encoded by the exons ATGATAATCCATCTCTGTTCTCTTCGTCAACCTCCAACCTCTTCATTCGTCTCAACTTTTCtgagttcttcttcttcctccttcaatGTTGGAGCAAACCCACACAGGGTTTCAATGAAGCCCCACCCTCTTAGAAACAGAAGCTTCAACAGTAAAAGAAACGGGATTATCTGTGGGGCAATTTTGCCTGTGGATCCATGGGCGCCCAACATCGATTCTCAGAGCATAGCCTCCCAGATTTTTGCTTTTTCCCTGTTTCCTTACATTGGTTTCTTGTACTTCATCACCAAATCAAAGACGGCTCCCAAGCTCACTCTCTTcggtttctatttcttgcttgcCTTTGTGGGTGCTACCA TCCCTGCTGGAATATATG CAAAGGTTCATTATGGAACTTCCTTGTCTAATGTTGATTGGTTACATGGAGGGGCTGAATCACTTCTCACTCTGACAAATCTATTCATTGTGTTGGGTTTGAGAGGAGCTCTTAGGAAATATGGGGAGGCTGAAAACTCTACATCCTCACCTGTTCTAGAGTTGGAAAAAGAGAAGGCTGTGTTAGATAAATAG
- the LOC120067824 gene encoding uncharacterized protein LOC120067824, translating to MASPKFNKSKSSQSAVVWDCGSSLYDSFELNSLKRQLDSAIASRTLSMPHLPGRRCLLPSPPPPPPPPSKRPSKISRSLHKFLRSVFRHKPNSSPSFNPERLDSGFYVLYEDEANSLSKIPEVGFAGFSPEIASLVRRTASERFTAATSMGISCA from the coding sequence ATGGCGAGCCCTAAATTCAACAAATCTAAATCGTCTCAATCCGCCGTCGTTTGGGACTGCGGAAGCTCCCTTTACGATTCCTTCGAACTTAATTCCCTCAAACGCCAACTCGATTCCGCTATTGCTTCAAGAACTCTGTCCATGCCTCATCTCCCTGGTCGCCGCTGCCTTCTTCCTTCTCCTCCACCTCCGCCACCGCCGCCCTCCAAAAGGCCCTCCAAGATTTCCAGGTCTCTCCACAAATTTCTCCGGTCGGTTTTCAGGCACAAGCCGAATTCCAGCCCTAGCTTTAATCCGGAACGACTCGACTCTGGATTCTATGTTCTGTATGAAGATGAGGCGAATTCACTCTCTAAGATTCCGGAGGTTGGATTTGCCGGATTTTCGCCGGAAATTGCTTCTTTGGTTCGACGGACTGCGTCCGAGAGATTCACGGCGGCCACTTCTATGGGTATTTCTTGTGCTTGA
- the LOC120068528 gene encoding uncharacterized protein LOC120068528 isoform X1 has protein sequence MIIHLCSLRQPPTSSFVSTFLSSSSSSFNVGANPHRVSMKPHPLRNRSFNSKRNGIICGAILPVDPWAPNIDSQSIASQIFAFSLFPYIGFLYFITKSKTAPKLTLFGFYFLLAFVGATNNYLISTHAGYNSAVPAGIYAKVHYGTSLSNVDWLHGGAESLLTLTNLFIVLGLRGALRKYGEAENSTSSPVLELEKEKAVLDK, from the exons ATGATAATCCATCTCTGTTCTCTTCGTCAACCTCCAACCTCTTCATTCGTCTCAACTTTTCtgagttcttcttcttcctccttcaatGTTGGAGCAAACCCACACAGGGTTTCAATGAAGCCCCACCCTCTTAGAAACAGAAGCTTCAACAGTAAAAGAAACGGGATTATCTGTGGGGCAATTTTGCCTGTGGATCCATGGGCGCCCAACATCGATTCTCAGAGCATAGCCTCCCAGATTTTTGCTTTTTCCCTGTTTCCTTACATTGGTTTCTTGTACTTCATCACCAAATCAAAGACGGCTCCCAAGCTCACTCTCTTcggtttctatttcttgcttgcCTTTGTGGGTGCTACCA ATAACTACTTGATTTCAACTCATGCTGGCTACAACTCTGCAGTCCCTGCTGGAATATATG CAAAGGTTCATTATGGAACTTCCTTGTCTAATGTTGATTGGTTACATGGAGGGGCTGAATCACTTCTCACTCTGACAAATCTATTCATTGTGTTGGGTTTGAGAGGAGCTCTTAGGAAATATGGGGAGGCTGAAAACTCTACATCCTCACCTGTTCTAGAGTTGGAAAAAGAGAAGGCTGTGTTAGATAAATAG